One window from the genome of Oscillospiraceae bacterium encodes:
- a CDS encoding MMPL family transporter, which produces MQKFGRVVVRFRIPILIIAVLLIIPSAFGIINTHINYDMLSYLPDDMDTVKGQNILLDEFGKGAFSLVIVEGMNDRDVAALEKKIESVDHVADALWYDDLCDITIPKEILPEKYYNAFNSGDATLLAVFFDSSSSSDETMKAVGEIRAITGKQCFVSGISALVTDLKAMCEREEPIYVTIAILCALAAMMLFMDNWIAPLIFLASIGIAIILNMGSNIIIGEISYITKALAAVLQLAVTMDYSIFLWHSYEEKRCLYPDNKDAMASAISDTITSVTGSSVTTIAGFIALCFMSYTMGSDLGIVMGKGVLLGVIGSVTTLPALILLCDPLLSKTNHRSLIPKTDKLAAFLVKRSWVWLVIFVVMLVPALYGYINTPVYYDFTNILSNDDISSISEEDMGFFIANTKLKENFDIASTHMILCKSDMLPKDAKEMLSEIKSVDGVKLALGLDSVVGSLVPEEMVPDSILRVLKSDKYQLILINSEYKVSTDECNKQIDSINSILKKYDENGMLIGEAPCTKDLIEVTDHDFTVVTWISIAAIFVIIALVLKSLSLPVILVSVIEFAIFINLGISYYTKTSMPFIAPIAISTIQLGATVDYAILMTTRYKSNRAAGGMDKQASVIQALASTIPSVLVSALGFFAATFGVGVYSNVSLISSMCNLMARGAIISMLAVIFVLPALLMLFDRVIKATSLGFSSKKQTKEGNIL; this is translated from the coding sequence ATGCAGAAATTCGGTCGCGTGGTGGTCAGATTTCGAATCCCGATTCTGATCATTGCAGTTTTATTAATAATTCCCTCCGCGTTCGGTATTATAAACACACATATAAATTACGATATGCTTTCCTATCTGCCCGACGATATGGATACGGTAAAAGGGCAGAACATACTTCTCGATGAATTTGGTAAAGGGGCATTTTCGCTTGTAATAGTCGAAGGAATGAATGACCGTGATGTCGCTGCTCTCGAAAAAAAGATCGAGTCGGTTGATCATGTCGCGGACGCATTATGGTATGACGACTTGTGCGACATTACAATCCCAAAGGAAATTCTTCCCGAAAAATATTATAACGCTTTCAATTCAGGAGACGCTACTCTGCTTGCGGTTTTCTTTGATTCTTCTTCATCTTCGGATGAGACCATGAAGGCAGTAGGAGAGATACGAGCTATAACCGGAAAGCAGTGCTTCGTATCCGGCATCTCCGCGCTGGTAACCGACCTCAAAGCGATGTGCGAACGCGAGGAGCCAATTTATGTGACAATAGCCATTCTTTGTGCCCTTGCCGCAATGATGCTGTTCATGGACAACTGGATAGCGCCTCTTATATTTCTGGCAAGCATAGGAATAGCAATTATTTTAAATATGGGCTCTAATATCATAATCGGTGAAATTTCATATATAACAAAAGCACTCGCGGCGGTTTTACAGCTCGCCGTCACAATGGATTATTCTATATTTCTCTGGCACAGCTATGAGGAAAAAAGATGTCTTTACCCAGACAATAAAGATGCGATGGCATCGGCAATTTCCGATACGATCACTTCTGTCACAGGAAGCTCGGTAACAACGATAGCGGGATTTATCGCACTCTGCTTCATGAGTTACACAATGGGCAGTGACCTCGGTATAGTAATGGGAAAGGGCGTTTTGTTGGGTGTTATCGGCAGTGTGACCACGCTTCCGGCGCTGATACTGCTGTGCGATCCATTGCTTTCAAAGACAAATCACCGCTCGCTTATTCCAAAAACAGATAAATTAGCTGCATTTTTGGTAAAGCGTTCGTGGGTGTGGCTTGTCATCTTCGTCGTGATGCTTGTTCCCGCACTCTACGGATATATTAATACGCCTGTTTATTATGATTTCACAAACATACTTTCAAATGACGATATAAGCAGCATTTCTGAAGAAGACATGGGGTTCTTTATCGCCAACACAAAGCTTAAGGAAAATTTTGATATTGCCTCGACACACATGATACTCTGTAAATCCGATATGCTGCCCAAAGACGCGAAAGAAATGCTTTCGGAAATCAAATCGGTTGACGGCGTTAAATTAGCGCTCGGACTTGATTCCGTCGTAGGCAGCCTTGTACCGGAGGAAATGGTTCCGGATTCGATACTGCGTGTTCTGAAGAGCGATAAATATCAGTTGATTCTCATAAACTCCGAATACAAGGTTTCAACCGACGAATGCAATAAACAGATTGATTCCATAAATTCAATACTTAAAAAATATGATGAAAACGGCATGCTTATCGGTGAAGCGCCGTGTACCAAGGATTTGATTGAGGTCACCGACCATGACTTTACCGTTGTAACATGGATTTCAATAGCCGCAATCTTTGTGATAATCGCTCTGGTATTAAAAAGCTTATCGCTTCCGGTCATCCTTGTTTCAGTCATAGAATTTGCTATTTTCATCAATCTGGGAATATCTTATTATACGAAAACATCAATGCCGTTCATCGCTCCAATCGCGATAAGCACAATTCAACTTGGCGCAACAGTCGACTATGCGATACTTATGACAACGCGTTATAAAAGCAACCGAGCGGCAGGGGGGATGGATAAGCAAGCCTCGGTTATACAGGCGCTTGCCTCAACGATACCGTCGGTTCTGGTCAGTGCGCTCGGCTTCTTCGCGGCGACATTCGGCGTAGGAGTTTATTCAAATGTCAGCCTTATCAGCTCGATGTGCAACCTTATGGCGCGCGGCGCTATAATCAGTATGCTCGCGGTTATATTCGTGCTGCCTGCACTTCTCATGCTGTTTGACAGGGTGATTAAAGCAACAAGTCTGGGATTCAGTTCAAAAAAGCAAACTAAAGAGGGTAATATATTATGA
- the metK gene encoding methionine adenosyltransferase, with protein sequence MKHFFTSESVTRGHPDKVCDQIADAVLDDILEHDLTARVACEVTAVTEKVHIMGEITSTHMPDFEKIARSVIRDIGYTKHGCGFDADNCKIELDIHGQSPDIALGINRRYAEDNGAGDQGMMFGYACGETAELMPLPISLANKLSKRLEYVRTSDIIPNLLPDGKTQVTVEYDDGKPVRVSAVIVSTQHESCIDIDTLRKKIVDKVVLPTLPDTLIDDKTSIFINPTGRFTLGGPAADSGLTGRKIIADTYGGYSRHGGGSFSGKDPTKVDKSGAYMARYIAKNIVSSGMADRCEVQLAYAIGLAEPVSVYICTFSTGRAGDDIIAKWVCDNIDMRPEMIIRRFNLRAPIYSRLSCGGHFGENAHGMGWEKTDLAEKLRHDMQINI encoded by the coding sequence ATGAAACATTTCTTTACTTCGGAATCGGTGACACGCGGACACCCAGATAAGGTGTGCGATCAGATTGCCGATGCGGTTCTCGATGATATATTAGAACATGACCTGACAGCCCGCGTCGCCTGCGAGGTGACTGCCGTTACCGAAAAGGTACACATTATGGGCGAGATTACTTCGACACATATGCCTGATTTCGAGAAAATCGCACGCTCGGTTATCCGTGATATAGGTTATACAAAACATGGCTGCGGCTTTGACGCAGACAACTGTAAAATTGAATTGGATATACACGGTCAATCGCCTGATATTGCATTGGGAATAAATAGGCGGTATGCTGAGGACAACGGCGCGGGAGATCAGGGCATGATGTTCGGATATGCCTGCGGCGAAACCGCCGAGCTGATGCCTCTGCCGATTTCACTTGCGAACAAGCTTTCAAAAAGGCTTGAATATGTCCGCACATCGGATATCATTCCGAATCTTCTGCCCGACGGCAAAACCCAGGTCACGGTCGAGTATGACGACGGAAAGCCCGTGCGTGTTTCGGCTGTGATAGTATCGACGCAACACGAGTCTTGTATCGATATCGATACGCTGCGCAAAAAAATCGTCGATAAAGTCGTGCTTCCAACTCTGCCGGATACGCTTATAGACGATAAGACAAGCATTTTCATCAACCCGACCGGACGCTTTACACTCGGAGGCCCGGCGGCCGATTCAGGCTTAACCGGACGTAAAATTATCGCAGACACTTACGGAGGCTACTCGCGTCACGGCGGCGGTTCGTTTTCAGGCAAGGATCCGACAAAGGTTGATAAAAGCGGCGCATATATGGCCAGATATATAGCCAAAAACATAGTGTCGTCCGGAATGGCAGACAGATGCGAGGTTCAGCTCGCGTATGCTATCGGACTTGCAGAACCTGTATCCGTATATATCTGTACATTCAGCACAGGACGCGCCGGCGACGACATTATAGCAAAATGGGTATGCGACAACATCGATATGCGTCCGGAAATGATAATCCGCCGTTTCAATCTTCGCGCTCCGATATATTCGCGGCTTTCCTGCGGAGGCCATTTCGGTGAAAATGCGCACGGTATGGGCTGGGAAAAGACAGATCTTGCGGAAAAACTCAGGCATGATATGCAAATAAACATTTAA
- a CDS encoding radical SAM protein codes for MDKNPEKNIPKLLNDLVKLDQQFNHGENTIANQSKAIANVFEKPDNNWRKLVLSLWSDIDSGVRRKTFETIAVNNSFIGCKIQRENKAKHECNIPWAMLIDPTSACNLKCTGCWAAEYGNKLNLTLEELDGIIKQGEELGCYFYIYSGGEPLVRKADIITLCERHPECGFLAFTNGTLIDEKFADDMLCVKNFAPAISVEGFEEATDFRRGKGTFAAVMKAMSILKSNKLLFGVSCCYTIKNAESIGSEEYFDAMINWGAKFAWFFTYMPIGRDAVPELMATAEQREFMYHRIRDFRNKKPLFTMDFWNDGEYVGGCIAGGRDYLHINANGDIEPCAFIHYADSNIRTDTLLEAYKKPLFMAYRENQPFNDNMLRPCPVLDNPGRLTAIVNKTGVTSTDAVAPEKAEDFADKCVDRANAWAPVAEKLWKCNGKYSECQTCDEIKKQ; via the coding sequence ATGGATAAAAATCCGGAGAAAAACATTCCGAAGCTGCTTAACGACCTGGTCAAGCTTGACCAACAATTCAATCACGGCGAAAACACCATAGCCAACCAATCAAAAGCGATTGCGAATGTCTTTGAAAAGCCTGACAATAACTGGCGTAAACTTGTTTTGAGTTTGTGGTCAGACATTGATTCGGGCGTGAGACGCAAGACATTTGAAACAATCGCAGTGAACAATTCGTTCATCGGATGCAAAATTCAAAGGGAAAACAAAGCAAAGCACGAGTGCAATATACCGTGGGCCATGCTGATAGATCCGACCTCGGCCTGCAATCTCAAATGTACAGGCTGCTGGGCGGCAGAATACGGAAACAAGCTTAATCTTACGCTTGAAGAACTTGACGGAATTATCAAGCAGGGCGAAGAACTCGGCTGTTATTTCTATATTTATTCCGGCGGAGAGCCGCTTGTAAGAAAAGCAGATATCATAACCCTCTGTGAAAGACATCCGGAATGCGGGTTTCTCGCGTTTACAAACGGCACGCTGATCGATGAAAAATTCGCGGACGACATGCTCTGTGTGAAGAATTTCGCTCCGGCTATCAGCGTTGAAGGCTTTGAGGAAGCAACAGATTTCCGCCGCGGTAAAGGAACCTTTGCCGCGGTTATGAAAGCAATGTCTATACTGAAATCCAATAAGCTGCTTTTCGGCGTGTCCTGTTGTTATACAATTAAGAACGCCGAATCAATCGGAAGCGAGGAATACTTTGACGCAATGATAAATTGGGGGGCAAAATTCGCATGGTTTTTTACATATATGCCGATCGGCCGCGACGCTGTTCCAGAGCTTATGGCAACGGCAGAGCAAAGAGAATTTATGTATCACAGGATCAGAGATTTTCGGAATAAAAAGCCTTTATTCACTATGGATTTCTGGAACGATGGAGAATATGTCGGAGGCTGTATCGCCGGAGGCAGAGATTATCTGCATATAAACGCAAACGGTGATATCGAGCCTTGCGCCTTCATACACTATGCAGATTCCAACATTCGTACAGACACGCTGCTTGAGGCTTATAAAAAGCCGCTGTTTATGGCATATCGCGAAAATCAACCATTTAACGATAACATGCTTCGTCCATGCCCCGTGCTCGACAATCCAGGCCGCCTGACGGCGATAGTAAATAAGACCGGCGTCACTTCAACAGATGCTGTTGCTCCCGAAAAAGCCGAAGATTTCGCAGATAAGTGCGTCGACCGGGCCAATGCATGGGCTCCCGTTGCGGAGAAGCTTTGGAAATGCAATGGCAAATACAGCGAATGCCAAACATGCGATGAAATTAAAAAGCAATGA
- a CDS encoding TetR/AcrR family transcriptional regulator, with protein MAQFTKQAIIQTFIMLLNEKPFDKITVTDIVERCGINRNTFYYYYSDIYALIDELFKTETQKIINANKEFNTWQEGFFEATGFALENKKAIFHIYNSMNRDVLEKYIYDVTKNNMTQFVQKQAEGLDASKEDINAISAFYTAALVGLVTKWLQDGMKDNPEPFIERLGILLEGDIRAALLKTKQSIQTPRTV; from the coding sequence ATGGCCCAGTTTACAAAACAGGCGATCATACAAACATTTATAATGCTGCTGAACGAAAAACCGTTCGATAAAATTACCGTTACCGATATTGTCGAGCGTTGCGGAATAAACCGCAATACCTTTTATTATTATTATAGTGATATTTACGCGCTCATCGACGAGCTTTTTAAAACTGAAACTCAAAAGATCATCAATGCCAACAAGGAATTTAATACATGGCAGGAGGGATTTTTTGAAGCAACCGGTTTCGCACTTGAAAATAAAAAGGCAATCTTTCATATATACAATTCCATGAACCGCGATGTACTGGAAAAATATATATATGATGTAACAAAAAACAATATGACTCAATTTGTACAAAAGCAGGCCGAAGGGCTTGACGCGTCGAAAGAAGATATCAATGCGATATCGGCTTTTTATACTGCCGCGCTTGTCGGGCTTGTTACAAAATGGCTTCAGGACGGAATGAAGGACAATCCTGAACCATTCATAGAACGGCTGGGCATCCTCCTTGAGGGCGATATCAGAGCCGCTCTGTTGAAAACAAAGCAAAGCATACAAACACCCCGCACTGTATGA
- a CDS encoding helix-turn-helix transcriptional regulator — MEYNSEVSEVLLSYKKLWKLLIDRDMRKNALRALLSPSTVQKLNHNEPVSMEVLMKLCTFFSCQISDIVEVIYLR; from the coding sequence TTGGAATACAATTCTGAAGTCAGTGAAGTACTGCTGAGTTATAAAAAGCTATGGAAACTGCTTATTGACCGTGATATGCGCAAAAACGCCCTGCGCGCTTTGCTCAGTCCGAGCACTGTTCAAAAACTAAATCATAACGAACCTGTTTCAATGGAAGTCCTTATGAAGCTTTGCACGTTTTTCAGTTGTCAGATCAGTGATATCGTCGAAGTTATATATTTGAGGTGA
- a CDS encoding DUF3841 domain-containing protein, with protein sequence MRLWTIQPKTLYEKLKTVKIIHCDQTKSDLITEWGYSPAYDWLIEQMISKIGTPPEYVKYPIWAWHTVDWQHKKPDLRRREFRGYSEDQVCIEIEIPDSDVLLSDEVMWLYVLNNYYYGNSTCDQMFDTESKWFDSLSPDEQLAAKSKSWKKIFDVFPCGENRQDSAGQYIQATFWELKYDQIQLVRHFKGN encoded by the coding sequence ATGCGTTTATGGACTATCCAGCCAAAAACGCTGTATGAAAAACTGAAAACTGTAAAAATCATACACTGTGACCAAACAAAATCGGATTTAATTACGGAATGGGGATATTCTCCCGCTTACGATTGGCTCATTGAACAAATGATTTCGAAAATAGGGACGCCACCGGAATATGTTAAGTATCCTATATGGGCATGGCACACAGTTGATTGGCAACATAAAAAGCCGGATCTGCGCCGCAGGGAATTCCGAGGCTATAGTGAAGATCAGGTCTGTATTGAAATTGAAATACCGGATTCAGACGTTTTACTCAGCGACGAGGTGATGTGGTTATATGTTCTCAACAATTATTATTATGGCAACTCCACCTGCGATCAGATGTTTGACACTGAATCAAAGTGGTTCGACAGCTTATCTCCGGATGAACAATTAGCAGCAAAATCAAAATCGTGGAAAAAAATTTTTGATGTCTTCCCTTGCGGTGAAAACAGACAGGATTCAGCAGGTCAATACATACAAGCCACATTTTGGGAGTTAAAATACGATCAGATTCAATTAGTTAGGCATTTTAAGGGAAATTAA
- a CDS encoding metal-dependent transcriptional regulator gives MHIQESGEMYLETILILSKRSSSVRAIDVGEYMGYSKPSVSRAIGLLKEGGFVTVENEGFLTLTEEGKEVAKKTYERHTLLTEAFIKLGVDKDVAAEDACKIEHDISNETFDAIKRHMFNKK, from the coding sequence ATGCATATCCAGGAATCGGGAGAAATGTATCTTGAGACAATATTGATATTGTCAAAGCGTAGCTCTTCTGTCCGTGCGATAGATGTCGGCGAATATATGGGATACTCAAAGCCGAGTGTAAGCCGCGCTATCGGTCTATTGAAAGAGGGCGGCTTTGTCACGGTTGAAAACGAAGGCTTTCTGACTTTGACTGAAGAAGGAAAAGAAGTCGCGAAAAAAACATATGAACGCCATACCCTTCTTACCGAAGCATTTATCAAGCTCGGAGTCGACAAGGATGTGGCGGCCGAAGACGCATGTAAAATCGAGCATGACATCAGCAATGAAACCTTTGACGCTATAAAAAGGCACATGTTTAATAAGAAATGA
- a CDS encoding zinc ABC transporter substrate-binding protein: MSKKIFYSIFGLSLVLCMLFITGCNIKSGNETQKTVIAVTIVPEQTFVKAVCGDLAEVVTMVPPGNSPENFEPTAELMEKFEKAALYFSIGVPTEAANILPKAGNKKVISLADKVAEVYADRKFESGERDPHIWLSPKRVIVMIKTISDEMSKLDPANADTYEKNAQAYIEQLNSVDKDIKEALDGVQSKKFIVYHPAFGYLADDYGLTMYALEEEGKEATAQRLQEMIDTAKAENIKVIFYQEEIDSSQSEAFAEEIGGKTLKLAPLAADYIENIKRMAQTMSEVMK; encoded by the coding sequence ATGAGTAAAAAAATATTTTATTCAATATTTGGATTATCGCTTGTCCTTTGTATGCTGTTTATTACCGGCTGCAACATAAAAAGCGGCAATGAGACACAGAAAACGGTTATCGCCGTTACTATTGTTCCGGAACAGACCTTTGTAAAAGCTGTTTGCGGTGATCTCGCGGAGGTAGTCACAATGGTTCCGCCCGGAAACAGTCCGGAGAATTTTGAACCTACCGCGGAGTTGATGGAGAAATTCGAAAAGGCAGCTCTGTATTTTTCAATCGGAGTGCCGACAGAGGCGGCAAACATTCTGCCAAAAGCGGGTAATAAAAAGGTAATTTCTCTTGCGGACAAGGTTGCGGAGGTTTATGCCGACAGAAAGTTCGAGTCCGGTGAAAGAGACCCTCATATATGGCTTTCACCTAAAAGAGTCATAGTTATGATCAAGACGATCTCAGATGAAATGAGCAAGCTTGATCCGGCTAACGCTGATACATATGAAAAAAACGCGCAGGCATATATCGAACAGCTTAACAGTGTTGACAAAGATATCAAAGAGGCGCTTGACGGCGTGCAGAGCAAAAAATTCATAGTATATCATCCCGCGTTTGGTTATCTTGCCGATGATTACGGACTTACAATGTACGCTCTCGAGGAAGAAGGGAAGGAAGCGACGGCTCAGCGTTTGCAGGAAATGATAGATACCGCGAAAGCTGAAAACATAAAAGTAATATTCTATCAGGAAGAAATAGACAGCAGCCAGTCGGAAGCGTTTGCAGAGGAGATAGGCGGGAAAACATTGAAGCTTGCGCCTTTAGCGGCTGATTACATAGAAAATATTAAAAGAATGGCCCAAACAATGTCCGAGGTTATGAAATGA
- a CDS encoding ABC transporter ATP-binding protein, protein MINADTNNPAVIIKDLSVYYGQTPAIAGVCLDVADGEYLGIIGPNGGGKSTLLKAILGLVPVTSGTVRIYGNSIGKSRALIGYVPQFAVLDKKFPITLFEVVLTGCLKRGLSPFYRYTAKDRETAYSLLERVGISKLAKRQISDLSGGEFQKMLIARALAVNPRLLLLDEPTASVDAVSREQIYNLLAELNKSMTIVLVTHDLLAISSQVHRLACLNRQLVYHGEPELSQSVVNSLYGCPVDLIAHGVPHRVLKEHREGTHND, encoded by the coding sequence ATGATAAACGCAGATACCAATAATCCTGCAGTTATAATTAAAGATTTATCAGTATATTACGGACAGACACCCGCGATCGCGGGCGTCTGTCTTGATGTTGCCGACGGCGAATATCTCGGGATTATCGGGCCTAACGGCGGAGGCAAATCGACACTTTTGAAGGCGATTCTCGGACTTGTCCCGGTAACATCCGGTACCGTGCGGATATACGGAAACAGTATCGGGAAAAGCAGAGCGTTGATTGGATATGTTCCTCAGTTTGCCGTGCTTGACAAAAAATTTCCGATTACTCTGTTTGAGGTTGTCCTCACAGGATGCCTGAAAAGGGGTCTGTCGCCATTTTACAGATATACGGCAAAGGACAGGGAAACGGCATACAGCTTACTTGAACGGGTCGGCATATCGAAACTCGCAAAACGCCAGATATCTGACTTGTCCGGCGGCGAATTTCAGAAAATGCTTATCGCAAGAGCGCTCGCCGTCAATCCGAGGCTTTTGCTCCTTGATGAACCGACGGCAAGCGTGGATGCCGTCTCGCGCGAGCAAATATACAATTTACTTGCGGAATTAAATAAAAGCATGACTATAGTGCTTGTTACTCATGACTTGCTGGCTATATCATCTCAGGTTCACAGATTGGCCTGCCTCAACAGGCAGCTTGTTTATCACGGCGAGCCGGAGCTTAGTCAAAGCGTCGTGAACAGCCTTTATGGCTGCCCGGTCGATCTGATCGCGCATGGAGTGCCCCACAGGGTGCTCAAGGAGCACAGGGAGGGAACTCATAATGATTAA
- a CDS encoding metal ABC transporter permease translates to MIKALFEYQFLQNALYAGILASVVCGIIGVIIVEKKLVMMSGGIAHTSYGGVGLGYLLGFEPIIGAFLFSVCAALGIGYIKRKGGAQSDVIIGLFWSLGMALGILFIALMPGYPPDLSSYLFGNILSVTKFDLYLMVCLTFVVILVIVMLFNDWKAYLFDEEFASIKGIKTAFLEYLLLVLIAMTVVVLIRVVGIILVLALLTAPAATAGLLTPSLKKRMLYSVLLGCVYCLAGLWISYVINIPSGAAIVVLSVIGYFISYTINLLFVNHSRKSREKNF, encoded by the coding sequence ATGATTAAGGCGCTTTTTGAATATCAGTTTTTACAGAACGCCCTTTATGCCGGAATTTTGGCCAGCGTCGTCTGTGGTATAATCGGTGTAATAATCGTCGAAAAAAAGCTTGTTATGATGAGCGGGGGAATAGCTCATACCTCATACGGCGGAGTTGGCTTGGGATATTTGCTGGGCTTTGAGCCGATCATCGGCGCTTTTTTGTTTTCTGTATGCGCCGCTTTGGGAATAGGATATATAAAAAGAAAAGGCGGCGCGCAGTCCGATGTCATAATCGGGTTATTCTGGTCGCTCGGTATGGCGCTCGGTATTCTGTTTATTGCCCTGATGCCAGGATATCCGCCGGATCTCAGCTCTTATCTTTTCGGGAACATTCTTTCTGTAACTAAATTTGATCTTTATTTGATGGTATGCCTTACTTTTGTTGTAATACTCGTAATAGTCATGTTGTTCAACGATTGGAAGGCCTATCTTTTTGACGAGGAATTCGCTTCGATAAAAGGAATTAAGACAGCCTTTTTGGAATATTTGCTGCTTGTTCTGATCGCGATGACGGTCGTCGTTTTGATCAGGGTGGTCGGGATCATTCTTGTGCTCGCTTTACTTACCGCGCCCGCCGCGACAGCCGGACTTTTAACCCCGAGCCTGAAAAAGAGAATGCTTTATTCTGTCCTGCTCGGATGTGTCTACTGCCTGGCCGGGCTTTGGATTTCATATGTAATAAATATACCGTCCGGAGCGGCGATAGTGGTTTTATCAGTCATAGGATATTTTATCTCTTATACAATTAATTTGTTGTTCGTAAATCACAGCAGAAAAAGCCGGGAAAAAAATTTTTGA
- a CDS encoding transcriptional repressor — translation MDRPDFANNLKIKGLKSTRHRLAILEILEKSSQPIAAEQLFQKMKEMNITVDLSTVYRTLDTLCDKSLVKKINIDSDSRALYEYNRMLHTHYLVCLGCKKITAIKGCPLEDYEKNLAIETDYTIAGHKLDIYGYCPKCRNARSAGGSVK, via the coding sequence ATGGACAGGCCTGATTTTGCCAATAATCTGAAAATAAAAGGTTTGAAAAGCACAAGGCATCGTTTGGCTATACTTGAAATTCTTGAAAAAAGCAGCCAGCCTATCGCCGCCGAACAGCTTTTTCAGAAAATGAAAGAAATGAATATAACCGTGGATTTGTCTACGGTTTACAGAACTCTCGACACATTATGCGATAAAAGCCTTGTAAAAAAGATAAATATAGACAGTGACAGCAGAGCGTTGTATGAATATAACCGCATGCTGCACACGCATTATCTGGTATGCCTCGGCTGTAAAAAAATAACGGCAATAAAGGGTTGTCCGCTGGAGGATTATGAAAAAAACCTGGCTATAGAGACTGATTATACTATTGCGGGACATAAGCTGGATATTTACGGATATTGCCCGAAATGCCGGAATGCGCGGTCTGCGGGAGGATCGGTCAAATGA